The following is a genomic window from Antechinus flavipes isolate AdamAnt ecotype Samford, QLD, Australia chromosome 3, AdamAnt_v2, whole genome shotgun sequence.
TGCTCCGTCGgaaggcctttccacattcattgcatttatatgatttctctccagtatggattctctgatgataAATAAGAGATGAATGTTGAATGAAAGTTTtaccacattcattacattcatgaggcttctctccagtatgaattctctgatgtacagtaaggtTTGCACTCTGcctgaaggccttcccacattgattgcattcataagatttctctccagtatgaattctctgatggcAAATAAGGGATGAATGTTCACTGAAAGCCttgccacattcattacatttatggggtttttctccagtatgaattctctgatgtacagtaagggATGAGCTCTGAGTGAAGTCCTTCCCACATatgttacatttataaggcttttccccagtatgaattttctgatgtctAATCAGGTCTGTGCTGCGcctgaaggccttcccacattggttacattcataaggtttctctccagtatgaactcTCTGGTGATAGGTAAGGGATGAGTGATGGATGAAGGCTGtaccacattcattacatttatggggtttctctccagtatggattttCTGATGATAAATGAGCTTTGTATTCTGGataaaggctttcccacattcgttacatttaaaaggtttctctccagtgtgaattctctgatgtctaaTAAGATCTGTGCTCCAgctgaaggccttcccacattgattacattcatatgctttctctccagtatgaaatCTCTGATGGTAAGTAAGAGATGAGTGATGCATGAAGGAAAtaccacattcattacatttatgggGTTTCTCACCAGTATGAATCTTCTGATGGTAAATAAGTTTTGTGCTCTGgctgaaggccttcccacattcattacacttataaggcttttctccagtgtgaatcTTTTGGTGTCCAATAAGGTCTGCGGCCCAGTTAATGATTTTCTCACACTGATCATTTTCATAAGCTCTTTCTCCATTAGGCTTTCTATGTAAATTAATAAGTTCTGATTGATAACTGAAGCATTTCTCCCATTCATTACAATTAGAAAATGTATTCCCTGAGTTGATTTCTCTATGTTTAACTGGCTTTGAATATTGCCTGAAGTTCTTTCCATCTGTATCACATTCGTGTTGACTTTTTCTGATGGGGTCCTTCTGGTGTAGAGCAATTAATGACTCCAAATTGAAGCTTCTTTCAAATGTATGACATTCATCATTTTGCCCTTCAGGAAGTGTTTTCTGAGAGGTAACTTTCAATTGCCCTAAATGACCTTCCTGATTTCTCAGCTTCATTTCTAACTTATCATCATATTCCATGCCTTCTCCCAATCTGAAGTCCCAGTTGCATGTGTGTCTCTCCTGTGATGATTCATCCATAGAAATGGCCATCTTTGGAAGAGACTCATTGGTTTCAGGCCTAGTCTTCCAatctgaaggaaataaaaaatataaatatatcctttccccCTTACTGGCAGAAAGTAAATTGTTTTATACTTTGGCTCACTTTCTGTTTCCTTAATCAAGCATAATCTTCAGATCTGAATGGAGATTAGCCTCCATTTGTAATTATTTACTTTTCAAAGAACTTTCGTACATATTATAATATTGAACCATAACAACAAACCTTAGATCCAAGTAGGACAGGTTACAAATATGAGAAAACAGGCTCTGTAtggttaaataatttttataaacaaaGTTTTCAGACATCATattgagagaaaaattaaattcaagtaTCCAAGCTAAGAGTTTTATGAACCACTAAACTAAGAAGACTGGTGACTGATAATTAAGCTTTAAGAAATCAAAAGTTAAGAACCATAAGAACCAAAGGACCATAAACACTAAAAAAATATGTCAttgtttggaaagagaaaattctgaaTACTACCAATAACAAGTTTCAGTAATGATGATGGATAAATTTCTAAAAAGAGGTTACAAAACGGCCTGTGAATAACTGAAAAGAAGCGATACAAAGCATGTTACATGTAACTCATTGTCTCTAATGATGGGTCTTTTAGCCTATTACATGAGAATAAAGTAGTTATAACATACACAGCCTATGGAGTCATATTTGAAAAAATCTTTCATGTATTTTTGGCAGATGAAAGTAGAAAGCAGT
Proteins encoded in this region:
- the LOC127556616 gene encoding zinc finger protein 883-like, giving the protein MAISMDESSQERHTCNWDFRLGEGMEYDDKLEMKLRNQEGHLGQLKVTSQKTLPEGQNDECHTFERSFNLESLIALHQKDPIRKSQHECDTDGKNFRQYSKPVKHREINSGNTFSNCNEWEKCFSYQSELINLHRKPNGERAYENDQCEKIINWAADLIGHQKIHTGEKPYKCNECGKAFSQSTKLIYHQKIHTGEKPHKCNECGISFMHHSSLTYHQRFHTGEKAYECNQCGKAFSWSTDLIRHQRIHTGEKPFKCNECGKAFIQNTKLIYHQKIHTGEKPHKCNECGTAFIHHSSLTYHQRVHTGEKPYECNQCGKAFRRSTDLIRHQKIHTGEKPYKCNICGKDFTQSSSLTVHQRIHTGEKPHKCNECGKAFSEHSSLICHQRIHTGEKSYECNQCGKAFRQSANLTVHQRIHTGEKPHECNECGKTFIQHSSLIYHQRIHTGEKSYKCNECGKAFRRSTDLIRHQKIHTGEKPYKCNECGKAFIRSSSLSVHQRIHTGEKPYECSHCGQAFSWSRDLIRHQNIHTGEKPFKCNECGKAFTRSSSLTVHQRNHTGEKPYECNQCGKGFSRSTELIRHQKIHTGEKPYKCNQCEKAFSWSTDLIRHQKIHTGEKPYEYNEFNPIQFNEHLFAYFMQGTMLDAGDTKTEMMQSLTSVSLHSIGRNNMFTVSGAGSKFNPEENQKNLLQDKVLELSF